From a single Nicotiana tabacum cultivar K326 chromosome 8, ASM71507v2, whole genome shotgun sequence genomic region:
- the LOC107823441 gene encoding uncharacterized protein LOC107823441, whose amino-acid sequence MSSPPLTVVTDSGERAPLLLSNSSPELILSHSHATDGEIVSEPAGSKPTPKQRLLSLDVFRGLTVALMILVDDAGKAFPSINHSPWFGVTLADFVMPFFLFIVGVSASLVFKKVSSKPQATKKVLLRTVKLFILGVFLQGGYFHGRDNLSYGVDIARIRWMGVLQRISIGYLFASILEIWLANDYPVDSAKAFVRRYFFQAVAGTLIGLSYLILLYGLYVPDWFFEISSLDMESAVSGYELSTQTVNCGVRGSLDPPCNVVGLIDRLLLGEKHLYQRPVYRRTKECSVNSPDYGPLPSNAPGWCLAPFDPEGILSSLMAAITCLVGLHFGHILVHVKGHMQRVIFWSVFSVFLTIVGYVLELAGVPFSKPLYTLSYMFITAGVSGLLLVVLYYLVDVKCFRKPFILFQWMGMNALILYALAACDLFPAALQGFYWYSPENNLVDITERFLQAVFHSKKWGTLVFVMLEILFWGLVAGFLHAKKVYVKL is encoded by the exons ATGTCCTCGCCGCCGCTGACGGTGGTCACAGATTCCGGCGAACGAGCTCCGCTTCTTCTTTCCAATTCTTCGCCTGAATTAATATTGTCGCACTCGCACGCTACAGATGGAGAAATAGTCTCCGAGCCGGCCGGATCAAAACCTACTCCCAAACAACGTTTGCTCTCTCTCGATGTCTTTAGAGGCCTTACCGTCGCT TTGATGATTTTGGTTGATGATGCTGGAAAGGCTTTCCCATCAATAAACCACTCCCCGTGGTTTGGAGTGACCCTTGCCGACTTTGTGATGCCCTTTTTCCTCTTTATTGTTGGGGTCTCTGCGAGTCTAGTATTCAAG AAAGTTTCCAGCAAACCACAAGCTACAAAGAAAGTCTTACTGAGGACAGTTAAGCTCTTTATTTTGGGAGTGTTCCTTCAAG GTGGGTATTTCCATGGGCGCGACAACCTGAGTTATGGAGTTGATATTGCTAGAATTAGATGGATGGGAGTGTTACAG AGGATTTCTATTGGTTATCTATTTGCTTCAATTCTGGAAATTTGGCTTGCCAATGATTATCCTGTTGATTCAGCAAAGGCATTCGTCAGGAGATACTTCTTTCAAGC GGTGGCTGGAACCTTAATTGGTCTATCTTACCTGATTTTGCTGTATGGACTCTATGTTCCGGATTGGTTCTTTGAAATATCGAGTCTTGACATGGAATCAGCGGTTTCAGGATATGAATTGAGTACTCAAACT GTTAACTGTGGAGTGAGGGGCAGTCTTGATCCTCCTTGCAATGTGGTTGGTCTGATTGATAGGCTTCTTCTTGGTGAAAAACACCTTTATCAACGTCCTGTCTACAGAAGAACCAAG GAATGCAGCGTCAACTCTCCTGATTATGGACCTCTACCATCAAATGCACCTGGATGGTGCCTTGCTCCATTTGACCCTGAAGGAATCTTAAG TTCTTTGATGGCCGCCATTACATGCCTTGTGGGCTTGCATTTCGGCCACATTCTTGTGCATGTTAAA GGTCACATGCAGAGGGTAATCTTTTGGTCCGTATTTTCTGTCTTTCTAACAATTGTAGGATATGTGTTGGAGCTTGCAG GTGTTCCTTTTTCTAAACCGCTTTACACATTGAGCTATATGTTCATCACGGCTGGAGTATCCGGTTTGCTCTTAGTAGTTCTTTATTACCTT GTTGATGTCAAATGTTTCAGGAAGCCATTTATACTATTTCAGTGGATGGGAATGAATGCTCTCATCCTCTATGCTTTGGCTGCTTGTGACCTCTTTCCCGCAGCACTACAAGGTTTCTATTGGTATTCACCTGAAAACAACTTG GTTGACATCACAGAAAGGTTCCTTCAAGCAGTATTTCATTCAAAGAAGTGGGGTACTCTGGTATTTGTGATGCTTGAGATACTGTTTTGGGGCTTGGTTGCTGGATTCCTTCACGCAAAAAAGGTTTATGTAAAGCTATGA